From Pseudomonadota bacterium:
AAGAGAGACCCATTACATGGATATACAACAGTCCCCTACAGGGCAAATCGTTAAATCATTAAAAGGATATAATGCCTTTATTCCCCATCGTTTGCCCCCTAAACTTGAGTGGAATAATGCGGTGATTAATAGTCTATCTCGTGCTGATTTCTTGCTTGGAAAATTAGCACGCGAAGGCAATAAGTTACCTAATCCTCACCTTTTGATACGCCCTTTCATCACCCGTGAAGCTGTACTGTCGAGCAAAATTGAAGGCACTCAGGCGACCCTTGGAGAAATCTTAGCCGCTAATGCTGGGGCTCATGTAAAACAAAATCCTGATGATCTCCAAGAAGTGCAAAACTACATCAAAGCACTTGATTATGGATTGGGACGGTTAGCAGAACTTCCCTTATTGCTACGCCTTATTAAAGAGATTCATGAGCACTTAATGCAAGGTGTTAGGGCATCTCATGCCACCCCCGGGGAATTTAGGCGCAGTCAGAATTGGATTGGCTCTCCAGGATGTACATTAAATACAGCAAAATTTGTGCCACCACCTCCTGACCATTTAATGGATTGCTTAGGAAAGTTTGAAAATTTTTTACACGATAGATCATTGCCGCCATTGATTCACATTGCACTTTGTCATTATCAATCTGAAGCCATCCATCCCTTTTTAGATGGCAATGGGCGCATTGGACGATTGCTGATTATGTTGTTATTGATTGGACAAAGAATGCTTCCATCACCTTTATTGTATTTGTCTGCTTTTTTTGAGGCGACACGTGATGAGTACTATAAGCAACTTTATAACGTCAGTTCAAAAGGAACATGGTATGAGTGGCTTATCTATTTTTTGAATGGTGTCGCCGTTCAGTCTGAAGATGTTTTATCGCGTGCTGAACGTATTAATGACTTATTAAATCAATGGAAAATTGTTGTTGCAAGTAGCAGTTCACAAGTACCTATAAGCATCGTGCAGCATTTTGCTGCGAATCCTTATTTTACCATCAATAAAATTGCT
This genomic window contains:
- a CDS encoding Fic family protein; translated protein: MDIQQSPTGQIVKSLKGYNAFIPHRLPPKLEWNNAVINSLSRADFLLGKLAREGNKLPNPHLLIRPFITREAVLSSKIEGTQATLGEILAANAGAHVKQNPDDLQEVQNYIKALDYGLGRLAELPLLLRLIKEIHEHLMQGVRASHATPGEFRRSQNWIGSPGCTLNTAKFVPPPPDHLMDCLGKFENFLHDRSLPPLIHIALCHYQSEAIHPFLDGNGRIGRLLIMLLLIGQRMLPSPLLYLSAFFEATRDEYYKQLYNVSSKGTWYEWLIYFLNGVAVQSEDVLSRAERINDLLNQWKIVVASSSSQVPISIVQHFAANPYFTINKIAEDLRVSYSTAQRGVQKLEAVGIIKKTSDNKRDKIYCAIEILHILEEPTKIKADVYE